The Oncorhynchus gorbuscha isolate QuinsamMale2020 ecotype Even-year linkage group LG08, OgorEven_v1.0, whole genome shotgun sequence DNA window AAGTTTTCCTAAAATGGACCTCTCTTTACTTAACCAAGTCTCCTGTGTGACCGTGCCAGCAAACTACACTTGTGTTGTGGTCTTTCTGTCCcaatgctctctccctctcctttgtgatgtaaaactgcaaaaatattGGACTCAAAAAATGGCCATTGAAATATTGACATAttcaaaaaaaaagaaatatttTATTTCAATAGTGTTTTAATTCATGTTAGAAAACAgactgtatagtttttttgtcaGTTTAAAAACAGGTCTCTAGTGCCCTCTAGTGTTTTGAAAGTGATGTGTTAAGTTTCGAGTTGACGCCTACAGTACATGTGCAACAACGTAGGCGTCATAATGAACGATCGCTCTTaaaacaatgtttatattcatGAGATAAGATCATGTAGAAATGTTAAATATGTTTTTCTTTGGTGGGTGATTATATTTGTCCTATTACACATGCAGAAGTGTATCAATTATACACACACGAGTGAAATGGAAAgtcatattttttgttgttgcatatgGCCACTCTCTCTGAAACACCCTTCAATAGACCCTTCAGTGAAAATAAGACATTGATTGGAAGTAGGCCTACTTTATATTTAGTGATTGCATGTTGCTGGGGCTAAGTATAAAGTAGTTTGGTTACATCTGGTCACTAATGTACTATATATATTCTCAGGCTTTACCAGTACCGAATATAAAAAGTCACTTTTATAAGTTATATAAAAATGTTTTTGAAtaagtaaaacaaaacaaaaatcgaTTTTACAGGCACTTGTCAATTAGTTTTTTGGTGAATACAAATGTGGGCACCTCATTTGAACACAAACAGACCTGGTCTACAAAACACAAAGTATATAGTGTTTACATTCCATGTGTGAAATCAACATTCCTGTACTAATGTAGACAATGATTCACAATCTCTTATGTTAGCCTCTGTCGTCAGTGAAGACAACCAGCTTATAATGGCATAACAATGTTGTTTTCATAATTAATATGAACTGTGTGTTTCATAATCATAGACACATCAGAAACCTTAGTGGGGTGAATGAATCATGTCTACCTTATTTTCTTAAAAATGGCCTTTGGTATTGGTGGAAACATTTGTAGAAGGGCAACATGTTGAATACAACAAACTACACACAGAAACCTTGACATGGTTATgaagtcataaggtgaatgcaccaatttgtaagtcgctctggataagagcgtctgctaaatgacttaaatgtaaaatgtaaatgtaagtcataCCCAAAGTGATCATATGAAATAGATACATACAAACAAAATAAGGTACACACACAATCAGCTGTAAGAATGAGTAGATCATTTGAAATGCTTACGCTTAAATAAGATTTCCACAAACAAACAGAATACTCCCTAAATGAAGTGGACACAGACGGCGTAGTGGTGATTACAACAAAAAATCATTCAACAGTATCCCTCATAACACACATACAAGTTATTATCATCCTTAAACTAGCTTTATAGATATGAATGTAGAGAGGCGGGCCTTTTCCAGAAACAACCATTCTAGCCCTAGACACTTGTGTAGACGTTAAAAGAACATTTCCCCTTGGTGATATTTCACCACATGCTTACACCTATCCAGTCTTCTCACTGAGATCAACAAGTTcctagggagggggggggggggggggctggacaGGACACTGGTTTTCAATGACTCTCCCTCAGCATAGGGGACAGGTAAAGCAAAAAAAAAGGTTGAAGAGAATATTGGAGCGAATACTATAAGAAAAACTGATCAGGTATCTAGAGGGAAAAAAAGGACAGACATCGCAGTGTCCATTAACATCCCAGACACCCTGTTTAGTGCCACCCCCTCCTCACTAACCAGGAGTGCCACCCCCCTTTCTCATAGGACATTAAATAGTCAGCATCAGCTTCTTAAAACGTCAGTTAGTAGCGACGTTAGGCCGTAGTAGCTTTTTGGTTTATCATATCTGCCGTCCACCACTGTAACCTTGTTGTTAATAACAGGAATGACTGACTCCCTCCGTCTCTGTGTCCCAATCGATCCCTAGACCCTACACCCTATGCACTTTTAGAGATCAGAGTAGATTTGATTGGTTTAAACAATATGGTGAAACTTCCACCTAGCCTATCAGAGGGCAGGGTGAAGCTACTACCATATTGCTTGCACCGGTCAAATCCATAGGGCGTAGGGTCTAGGGGGTCCATTTGGGATGGTGCCAGAGATCCAGACGGTCTACCACTGCTCCCAGCTGAAGTCGTCTCCCCCGCCGAACACCAGGAAGAAGCCCAGGATGGTCACGAAGATGACAGCGTTGCCAGCCATCACCAGGCCACAGGCCCCCCACTGGATCTGGAGGAGAACAGGGCCATGTTTATTAGGCACCAGAAATAATTAAAAGGGGGAGGGACTTCCTGGACCTGTCCAATGACAAAAATGGCcttttacacccccccccccaccgcaAAATGTTGTCAAACGTTTTTCTGTTGCGTGACGTTATGAACAAAACCTAGATAGCAGTCACTGGTTGTGCTCTATCAATTTGATGTATTAGATGTTAACTACAGCTCTGCTAACAAGTAATATAGGTGTagtgttttacctttatttaactaggcaagtcagttaagaacaaattcttatttacaatcgtgccctacaccagccaaacctggacgacgctgggccaattgtgcacggccccatgggacacccaatcacatccggttgtgatacatcctggaatcgaaccagggtatgtagtgatgcctctaccagtgccttagaccgctgcgccactcgggagccacttTCAGTTACCTTAGCTATTATTGGGTATCATCAGGACTCGTACCAGCAGCTACCATTCACAACTACATTAATTCTAGGATCAGCTTCACCTACCCAAGTCATTATGACCATTATGAGCATCAACActtaaactgatcctaaatcagcttATAATGACATAAGCAACTAAAGTGACACATGACAGTCATTGGCCATTGACAATATCAGGCAGGACTCACTAATGCAACCCGGGCCAGTATGATGGGAAGCCCGAACGCAGACACCACAATGCCTGTAGTGAAGAAGCATGCCAGCTCTCTGCATGCGTTGCTGGCtgcatcactgtcatcactgagCCTTCTGGATATGAAGGTGGGGATAGGAGACAGTATGTAGAAGATGAGGACGAAGAGAGGCCAGTACACCCTGAGAAAACAATGAAAACAAAACCGGTTCAAATCAGTTGTGGTCATATTCATTTAATTAATCAGAGACGCAGAACATAACACCCCTTGCCGGTTTTGAACCTGGGTCACCCAGCATGGAAACACACTAACCACTGCTCTGATAGGGTTAACCACCTTGGACAAAAATCGGGACACATTGCATCAGAGTTAGCTACACCACTAACTTCCATATGTGGTCCCATTTAACAAGTGTCTTCACAGATTTCAGAAGCAAAATACATACCCATACTGCTCCAGTGCACAGCCCAACAGCAGGAAAGTCAAGCCAATAGCTCCACTGAAGGACAAGCCAACCAGCGCTATAGGACGACAGAAACAGACATGGTGAGACAGTTGTCACTTTTACAGACAGGGTTCTTATTGGCTATCCAGCAAAGATTGATCCTAGTCAGTAGTCTACTCACTCTAAGCAGCATGGACCCTAGTCAGTAGTCTACTCACTCTAAGCAGCATGGATCCTAGTCAGTAGTCTACTCACTCTAAGCAGCATGGATCCTAGTCAGTAGTCTACTCACTCTAAGCAGCATGGACCCTAGTCAGTAGTCTACTCACTAAGCAGCATGGATCCTAGTCAGTAGTCTACTCACTCTAAGCAGCATGGACCCTAGTCAGTAGTCTACTCACTCTAAGCAGCATGGATCCTAGTCAGTAGTCTACTCACTCTAAGCAGCATGGACCCTAGTCAGTAGTCTACTCACTCTAACACACCGCAGCATGGATCCTAGTCAGTAGTCTACTCACTCTAAGCACACAGACATGGACCCAGACAGAGTCAGTCAGTAGTCTACTCACTCTAACACACCGCAGCATGGaccactagtcagtagtctaCTCACGCCTAACACACCGCAGCATGGATCCTAGTCAGCTCTTAGTCACACCGACAGCGTACTGCACGCTCTAACACACCGCAGCATGGATCCTAGTCAGTAATCTACTCACTAAGCAGCATGGATCCTAGTCAGTAGTCTACTGCACTAACACACCGCATGGACCCTAGTCAGTAGTCTACCTCACTCTAAGCAGCATGGATCCTAGTGGAACACACCGACAGCATCACTGTCTACCCTGCTCTTACGCTAACACACCGCAGCATGGATCCTGGAACACACCGACAGTAGTCTACTCACTGCTCTTACGCCTGGAACACACCGACAGCATGGCTCTTATCCTAACACACCGTCAGTAGTCTACTGCTCTTATGCCTGGAACACACCAGCATCAGCATGGATCCTGGAACACACCGTCAGTAGTCTATGCCTGGAACACACCGACAGCATCACTGCTATGCCTGGAACACACCGCAGCATGGATCCTGGAACACACCGTCAGTCAGTCTACTCACCTGGAACACACCGACAGCAATGTCATGCCTGGAACACACCGTCACTGCCTCCCTGCTCTTATGCCTGGAACACACCGACAGCATCACTGCTCTCCCCTGCTCTTATGCCTGGAACACACCGACAGCATCACTGCTCTCCCCTGCTCTTATGCCTGGAACACACCGACAGCATCACTGCTCTCCCCTGCTCTTATGCCTGGAACACACCGACAGTCACTGCTCTCCCCTACGCATTTTGGTAAACCGGAACTACATTCATTTTCAATGGAACACTGCGTTTGACATTCAGCATagcgttgcagaggcagttgcagtgtgttctgtgtggttCATACAGTATGTTGGATTTGTTGAACGTATGTGTTAAACTGTATGTGTAGACGGTTTGACAgtaatggtagcagaaggtgaatgtttaaCTTCTGTTGCACACATCAAGAAGATGCTGCCTACTATTtccccgagtggcacagcagtctaaagacactgcatct harbors:
- the LOC124042113 gene encoding leptin receptor gene-related protein; this encodes MAGIKALVGLSFSGAIGLTFLLLGCALEQYGVYWPLFVLIFYILSPIPTFISRRLSDDSDAASNACRELACFFTTGIVVSAFGLPIILARVALIQWGACGLVMAGNAVIFVTILGFFLVFGGGDDFSWEQW